The following are encoded in a window of Shewanella psychrotolerans genomic DNA:
- the pstA gene encoding phosphate ABC transporter permease PstA, whose amino-acid sequence MGKWFKSGSPWIWMTGGAVSISLIAVIGLLLLIASRGLSYFWPAEIYQWELVDQQGVRSTLIGEIYDREEVPTERLISAGHKFNQHPGEMVTRYLVKTGNREFVGLDFRWILATDIVSRTTPIELAKLERAKNGDFYGYPVAIIEDGKRLTLDNDHLEASFEEHIERAVALSDKAVSLQKGDIGSVNYQLEHLRLKERGFELDNALTDARKKQLDAERAKLQADYQEMEKAFFALRQEAARDSVIIRDMRGEEVTLPLDSILDVTYSNHLSLLGKVGHWFKGIGKFVSDDPREANTEGGVFPAIFGTVFMVMLMAVIVTPFGVIAAVYLHEYAKKGPITKMIRIAVINLAGVPSIVYGVFGLGFFVYMLGGSLDQLFYPEALPTPTFGSPGVIWSALTLAILTLPVVIVSTEEGLSRIPSSVRQGSLALGATKAETLWRIILPMASPAIMTGLILAVARAAGEVAPLMLVGVVKLAPTLPIDMNFPFVHLERKFMHLGFHIYDVGFQSPNVEAARPLVYATSFLLVTVIVSLNLTAIAVRNHLREKYRSLEH is encoded by the coding sequence ATGGGTAAGTGGTTTAAATCGGGTTCGCCCTGGATCTGGATGACAGGTGGCGCGGTCAGCATTAGTTTGATTGCTGTGATTGGTTTGCTGCTGTTAATCGCATCTCGTGGTCTGAGTTATTTTTGGCCTGCTGAGATCTATCAGTGGGAGTTAGTGGACCAGCAAGGTGTTCGTTCAACGCTGATTGGTGAGATTTATGACCGAGAGGAAGTGCCAACAGAGCGCTTGATCTCGGCGGGACACAAATTTAACCAACATCCTGGTGAGATGGTGACTCGATATCTTGTCAAAACGGGTAACCGTGAATTTGTTGGATTGGATTTTCGCTGGATATTAGCCACCGATATCGTCTCTCGCACAACACCTATCGAGCTGGCTAAGTTAGAGCGCGCTAAAAACGGTGATTTTTATGGTTATCCAGTAGCCATTATCGAAGATGGCAAGCGTCTTACGCTGGATAATGACCACCTTGAAGCCTCGTTCGAAGAGCATATTGAACGCGCAGTTGCACTAAGCGATAAAGCGGTTTCGTTGCAAAAGGGCGATATCGGTTCAGTCAACTACCAGCTTGAGCATTTACGTTTAAAAGAACGTGGTTTTGAGCTGGATAATGCATTAACTGATGCACGTAAAAAGCAACTCGATGCGGAGCGTGCAAAACTTCAAGCCGACTACCAAGAGATGGAGAAGGCGTTCTTTGCCCTTCGTCAAGAGGCCGCTCGTGATTCGGTGATTATCCGCGATATGCGTGGTGAAGAAGTCACGCTACCACTTGATAGTATCTTAGATGTGACTTATTCAAATCACTTGAGCTTACTCGGTAAAGTGGGTCATTGGTTCAAAGGGATCGGTAAGTTTGTTAGCGATGATCCTCGTGAAGCCAATACCGAGGGCGGAGTGTTTCCAGCTATCTTCGGTACGGTATTTATGGTGATGCTGATGGCGGTGATAGTGACTCCTTTTGGGGTTATCGCAGCCGTTTACCTGCATGAATACGCGAAGAAAGGCCCTATCACTAAGATGATCCGTATCGCGGTGATTAACTTAGCGGGCGTCCCATCGATTGTGTATGGTGTGTTTGGTCTGGGATTCTTTGTCTATATGTTAGGTGGCTCGCTCGATCAGCTGTTTTACCCTGAAGCACTGCCAACGCCGACGTTTGGATCTCCAGGTGTCATTTGGTCGGCATTGACCTTAGCAATTCTTACACTGCCTGTGGTTATTGTGTCCACCGAAGAGGGGCTAAGTCGTATTCCAAGTTCGGTTCGTCAAGGCAGCTTGGCGTTAGGGGCAACCAAGGCAGAAACTTTGTGGCGTATCATCTTACCGATGGCGAGCCCTGCGATTATGACTGGCCTTATTTTGGCGGTAGCCCGAGCCGCAGGTGAAGTTGCCCCATTGATGTTGGTAGGTGTTGTGAAGCTTGCGCCTACTTTGCCAATCGATATGAATTTCCCCTTTGTGCACTTGGAACGTAAGTTTATGCACTTAGGTTTCCATATTTATGATGTGGGATTCCAGAGCCCGAATGTTGAGGCCGCGCGTCCCTTGGTTTATGCCACCTCATTTTTACTGGTGACTGTGATTGTGAGCCTGAACTTAACAGCGATTGCGGTGCGTAACCATTTACGTGAGAAGTATCGCTCACTAGAGCACTAA
- the pstB gene encoding phosphate ABC transporter ATP-binding protein PstB: MISIDSSVMKTETLDLNNLSSEQTALEIRNLDLKYGDKQALFDVSMKIPKKKVTAFIGPSGCGKSTLLRCINRMNDLVDNCHIGGEILLHGQNIYDKQVDVASLRRNVGMVFQRPNPFPKSIYENVVYGLRLQGINNRRQLDDAAERSLRGAAIWDEVKDRLHDNAFGLSGGQQQRLVIARAIAIEPEVLLLDEPTSALDPISTLTIEELITELKSKYTVVIVTHNMQQAARVSDQTAFMYMGELVEYADTNTIFTTPKKKKTEDYITGRYG, encoded by the coding sequence ATGATTTCGATAGATAGTTCGGTAATGAAAACAGAAACATTAGACTTAAATAACTTAAGCAGTGAACAGACCGCACTAGAGATCCGCAATTTAGATCTTAAATATGGCGATAAGCAGGCGTTATTTGATGTATCAATGAAGATACCTAAGAAAAAAGTTACCGCATTTATCGGTCCAAGTGGTTGTGGTAAGTCGACCTTGCTTCGCTGTATTAACCGTATGAATGACTTAGTCGATAACTGCCATATTGGTGGTGAGATCTTGCTTCATGGGCAAAATATCTATGACAAACAAGTTGACGTTGCTTCCTTACGTCGTAATGTCGGTATGGTGTTTCAGCGTCCAAATCCATTCCCTAAATCAATCTATGAGAATGTGGTTTATGGATTACGCTTGCAGGGGATTAATAACCGTCGTCAACTCGATGATGCCGCCGAGCGTTCGCTTCGCGGCGCAGCAATTTGGGATGAAGTCAAAGATCGTCTTCACGATAACGCATTTGGTTTATCGGGTGGTCAGCAGCAGCGTTTGGTGATCGCCCGCGCTATTGCCATTGAACCCGAAGTTTTGCTTCTCGATGAGCCAACGTCGGCACTCGATCCTATTTCGACGTTAACCATTGAAGAGTTGATCACCGAGCTAAAATCTAAATATACCGTTGTTATTGTGACGCACAACATGCAACAGGCGGCTCGCGTCTCTGATCAAACGGCATTCATGTACATGGGAGAGTTGGTTGAATACGCTGATACCAATACCATTTTTACTACGCCGAAGAAAAAGAAGACCGAGGATTATATTACAGGGCGCTACGGCTAA
- the phoU gene encoding phosphate signaling complex protein PhoU, protein MENMNLNKHISGQFNAELDDIRNRVLAMGGLVERQLEQALDALGNLDVELAQKVIDGDHTVNGMEVSIDEECTRIIAKRQPAASDLRLIIAISKTIADLERIGDASVKIANAALDKRLKNQQPLLVSIENMGRHATRTLHSTLDALARMDAEVAMELHKEDAKLDSEYEGIIRQLMTYMMEDPRSIPEVLDVLWAARAVERVGDRCQNICEYIIYYVKGKDVRHITYEEMKKI, encoded by the coding sequence ATGGAAAACATGAATTTAAATAAACATATCTCTGGTCAGTTTAATGCTGAGTTAGATGATATTCGTAATCGCGTACTGGCGATGGGCGGTTTAGTTGAACGTCAGTTAGAGCAAGCGTTAGATGCGCTTGGCAACCTAGATGTCGAACTAGCGCAAAAGGTGATAGATGGCGATCATACTGTCAATGGTATGGAAGTGTCTATTGATGAAGAGTGCACCCGCATTATCGCCAAACGTCAGCCTGCAGCCAGTGATTTACGCCTCATTATTGCCATTTCTAAAACCATTGCGGATTTAGAGCGTATTGGCGATGCAAGCGTGAAAATTGCCAATGCGGCCTTAGATAAGCGTTTGAAAAATCAACAACCGTTATTGGTTAGCATCGAGAACATGGGTCGTCATGCGACCCGTACTTTACATTCAACCCTTGATGCACTTGCGCGTATGGATGCCGAGGTTGCGATGGAGCTGCATAAGGAAGATGCCAAACTCGACAGTGAATATGAAGGCATTATTCGTCAGTTGATGACCTATATGATGGAAGATCCACGCTCTATTCCTGAAGTATTAGATGTACTTTGGGCTGCCCGTGCAGTAGAGCGAGTAGGCGACAGATGTCAAAATATCTGTGAATACATCATCTACTATGTCAAAGGTAAAGATGTTCGTCATATTACCTATGAAGAGATGAAAAAAATCTAA
- a CDS encoding YajD family HNH nuclease, producing MSTNQGQSKLDRVLAEAREYKAKRETGYREQALKLYPWVCGRCTREFTHSNLRELTVHHRDHNHDNNPSDGSNWELLCLYCHDNEHAKYEELIQYGSTTENKVEAATYNPFADLKGMMSKK from the coding sequence ATGTCAACCAATCAAGGTCAAAGTAAATTAGATCGCGTACTTGCAGAGGCGCGTGAATATAAAGCCAAGCGTGAGACTGGCTATCGAGAGCAGGCGTTAAAACTCTACCCTTGGGTTTGTGGGCGTTGTACCCGCGAGTTTACTCATTCAAATCTGCGTGAGTTAACGGTGCACCATAGAGATCATAATCACGATAATAATCCCTCTGATGGCTCTAACTGGGAGTTACTCTGTCTCTATTGTCACGATAATGAACATGCAAAATATGAAGAGCTAATCCAATATGGCTCGACGACTGAAAATAAAGTCGAAGCGGCAACGTACAACCCATTTGCCGACCTAAAAGGGATGATGAGCAAGAAATAA
- a CDS encoding DUF1289 domain-containing protein, protein MQSPCVARCGLNDDEICTGCFRHIDEIVGWGSASEGKQQQIWQNLTQRKAQYASEKHNRSEENSVAKENSQIISREKWLQAEKRLAEQDA, encoded by the coding sequence ATGCAATCACCTTGCGTTGCACGATGCGGACTAAATGATGATGAGATATGTACGGGCTGTTTTCGCCATATTGATGAAATCGTTGGCTGGGGTAGCGCTAGCGAGGGTAAACAGCAACAGATTTGGCAAAATCTTACACAGCGAAAAGCGCAATACGCTAGTGAGAAGCACAATCGCAGCGAAGAAAACAGTGTAGCTAAAGAAAACAGCCAAATAATCAGTCGAGAAAAATGGCTACAGGCAGAAAAGCGCCTTGCAGAACAAGACGCGTAA
- a CDS encoding chemotaxis protein, protein MSLSNKAVFIVMTLLALSGCSLLEIKLESGIEPLPQSQLNMRVFSRDFSNTFYSGVEQTADQIALNDENNILIKSNTLMWKISSEQGVQRVIFQASPVAAMVDTWTFTAQMSAFFESGQGKTLFGEHQALAIDTSRQLLDNFERTIKGFVTADEFEKYQAFVMEYVVLNPLHDINFVRKSAFNDWLSFRKINEFEAVTTFGSVPEVMSDISDRMAMIAEQTPKILGWKAELYALHSNINVDDIQATLASISDTSSQLHRLMEQSPEMMHSLAKDLSRELSPLIDQLNTSADAKLMQLSAERQAIGLMVKNERMALEDMIARERVAAAADLNEISKHTVEVVFQELTKTLKSMILYFVLFLFVIFFAPLGLGVWLGKRMNLKANMSK, encoded by the coding sequence ATGAGTTTGAGTAATAAGGCGGTTTTTATCGTAATGACGTTGTTAGCGTTAAGTGGCTGCTCGTTATTGGAGATAAAACTCGAAAGCGGTATAGAGCCGTTACCTCAGTCTCAGTTAAATATGCGAGTTTTTAGTCGAGATTTTAGCAATACATTCTACAGTGGTGTCGAACAAACGGCCGATCAGATAGCGTTGAATGATGAGAATAATATTCTGATAAAATCCAATACCTTGATGTGGAAAATTAGTAGCGAACAAGGGGTACAGAGAGTGATATTTCAGGCGTCACCCGTTGCCGCCATGGTTGATACCTGGACCTTTACTGCACAAATGAGTGCTTTTTTTGAAAGCGGTCAGGGTAAAACGTTATTTGGTGAGCATCAAGCATTGGCTATCGATACCAGTAGGCAACTGCTGGATAACTTTGAACGTACCATCAAAGGCTTTGTAACGGCAGATGAGTTTGAAAAATACCAAGCATTTGTGATGGAATATGTCGTCCTCAACCCATTGCACGATATTAATTTTGTGCGGAAATCGGCTTTTAATGACTGGTTAAGCTTCAGAAAAATTAATGAGTTTGAAGCTGTGACTACGTTTGGTAGTGTGCCTGAAGTGATGAGTGATATTTCTGATCGTATGGCAATGATTGCGGAACAAACGCCAAAAATTTTAGGGTGGAAAGCTGAGCTTTATGCACTACATTCGAACATTAATGTCGACGATATCCAAGCTACCCTGGCCAGTATCAGTGATACCTCTTCACAGTTACATCGCTTGATGGAGCAAAGTCCTGAGATGATGCATAGCTTAGCGAAAGATCTTAGCCGTGAATTGAGTCCATTGATCGATCAGCTTAATACGTCTGCCGATGCTAAACTGATGCAGTTGTCCGCAGAGCGTCAAGCTATAGGGTTGATGGTTAAAAATGAGCGCATGGCGTTAGAGGATATGATCGCCAGAGAGCGAGTCGCGGCCGCGGCCGATCTTAATGAAATTTCCAAGCATACGGTTGAAGTGGTATTTCAAGAGCTCACTAAAACCTTAAAAAGCATGATTCTCTACTTTGTGTTATTTCTTTTTGTTATCTTCTTCGCGCCATTGGGGCTAGGTGTATGGTTGGGTAAACGAATGAATTTAAAAGCCAATATGTCTAAATAG
- a CDS encoding methyltransferase yields MSYPDLMRHLDQLLFASRSLWQVKAFDCEALPWEAEFPTLAKLVWQISDDDIDAIDLDNARLVETLLPALQRDLAHHSQEEKEKWLLSDSLSLLSSSSSIVSPDSDANKAFCGLEEQLLGHFSAHIKGRKWQQITAFASAIADDQTEVLEWCAGKGHLGRLIAKVQQRNVISLEWQQTLCDNGQAFADKWALPQRFICSDAFSKQAGALLKPEQQAIALHACGDLHVALLRHASKANTASIAISPCCYHLINTECYQGMSEVGKSSGLRLSRHDLQLPLQQSVIANDKAKKLRLQEVAWRLGFDCLQRDVTGNNHYLPIPSVKQSQLSGDFESFCFWAAAQKSVALPPVWSAEHYLTLGLARQRLTRRIDLVAHLFRESLEKWLLLDRVCFLQEAGYQVCLTEFCAATITPRNALILAKKVN; encoded by the coding sequence ATGTCTTATCCCGATTTAATGCGCCATCTCGATCAACTCTTGTTTGCCAGCCGCTCGTTGTGGCAGGTTAAAGCGTTTGATTGTGAGGCGTTGCCCTGGGAGGCTGAATTTCCAACTCTGGCTAAGCTAGTATGGCAAATTAGCGATGATGATATAGACGCCATCGATCTCGATAACGCCCGATTAGTCGAGACATTACTGCCAGCGTTACAGCGCGATCTTGCTCATCATTCGCAGGAAGAGAAAGAGAAGTGGTTACTATCTGATTCGTTGTCCTTGCTTAGCTCATCGAGTTCGATTGTCTCACCTGATAGCGATGCTAATAAGGCGTTCTGCGGATTGGAAGAGCAACTGCTCGGCCATTTTAGCGCCCATATAAAGGGACGGAAATGGCAGCAGATCACCGCATTTGCCAGTGCGATTGCTGATGATCAAACTGAAGTACTCGAGTGGTGCGCTGGTAAGGGGCATTTAGGCCGCCTGATCGCTAAAGTGCAGCAGCGAAATGTCATCAGTTTAGAGTGGCAACAAACCTTGTGTGATAACGGCCAAGCCTTTGCAGACAAGTGGGCACTGCCGCAACGCTTTATTTGTTCAGATGCTTTTAGTAAGCAAGCTGGGGCGTTATTGAAGCCGGAGCAGCAGGCGATAGCACTGCATGCTTGTGGCGATCTGCATGTGGCATTATTACGCCATGCATCTAAGGCCAATACAGCATCGATTGCCATATCACCCTGTTGTTACCATTTGATCAATACTGAGTGTTATCAAGGGATGTCAGAGGTGGGTAAAAGCAGCGGTTTGCGCCTAAGTCGTCATGATTTGCAACTGCCACTGCAACAAAGTGTGATAGCCAATGACAAGGCTAAAAAGCTGCGTTTACAAGAGGTGGCATGGCGATTAGGTTTTGATTGCCTGCAACGCGATGTGACGGGGAATAATCACTATTTACCTATTCCGTCAGTGAAACAAAGTCAGCTGAGTGGCGATTTTGAAAGCTTTTGTTTCTGGGCGGCGGCGCAGAAATCGGTCGCTTTACCACCAGTTTGGTCGGCTGAGCACTATTTAACCTTAGGGTTAGCGCGGCAACGATTAACAAGACGCATCGATCTGGTCGCTCATCTATTTCGTGAGTCATTGGAAAAATGGTTATTGCTCGATAGGGTCTGTTTTCTGCAAGAGGCAGGTTATCAGGTCTGTTTGACCGAATTTTGTGCGGCAACAATCACTCCCAGAAATGCGTTAATTTTAGCCAAAAAGGTAAATTAA
- a CDS encoding 3-oxoacyl-ACP synthase III, whose translation MKYSRVFINSLAYELAPEVVSTSELESRLAPLYQKFRIPMGQLAALTGIQERRWWPKGHRLSDGALAAANKAIDETGISVSDLGAVVYTGVCRDQHEPATACRIAAELGVSKDTAIYDISNACLGVLSGILDIANRIELGQIKAGLVVSCESARHIVDITIDNMLAEPTMQNYAQSLATLTGGSGAVAVLITDGTLPLKGERQHQLLGASHLSAPEHHNLCQWGLQEAGTQLYREFMRTDGVALLKEGVELARHTWSHFLEQRNWVVEQVDKVICHQVGASNRKQVLSALNIPQEKEFPTYKLLGNMGTVSLPVTAAMAHDQGFLRKGDQVSFLGIGSGLNCMMLGLKW comes from the coding sequence ATGAAATATTCTCGCGTTTTTATAAATAGTCTGGCCTATGAGCTAGCACCTGAAGTTGTCTCCACCTCAGAACTAGAGTCTCGATTAGCCCCTTTGTATCAAAAGTTCAGGATCCCTATGGGGCAGCTTGCTGCACTGACGGGTATTCAAGAACGTCGCTGGTGGCCAAAAGGCCATCGTTTGTCTGACGGTGCATTGGCTGCAGCAAATAAGGCGATTGATGAAACGGGGATCAGTGTCAGTGATCTTGGTGCTGTCGTATATACTGGGGTTTGTCGTGATCAGCACGAACCTGCTACCGCTTGTAGAATTGCTGCAGAGCTTGGTGTGTCCAAAGATACCGCCATTTATGACATCAGTAATGCCTGCCTCGGGGTCTTGTCAGGTATTCTCGATATTGCTAATCGCATTGAGCTTGGCCAGATTAAAGCTGGCCTTGTGGTTTCCTGTGAGTCAGCGCGCCATATTGTGGATATTACCATCGACAATATGTTGGCCGAACCGACTATGCAAAACTATGCTCAATCATTAGCAACCTTAACCGGTGGTTCGGGCGCGGTGGCAGTACTTATCACCGATGGCACTTTGCCATTAAAGGGGGAGCGCCAGCATCAGCTACTGGGGGCGAGTCATCTGTCAGCGCCTGAGCATCACAACTTGTGTCAATGGGGTCTGCAAGAAGCGGGCACTCAATTGTATCGTGAGTTTATGCGTACCGACGGCGTTGCGTTATTGAAAGAGGGGGTGGAGTTAGCTCGCCATACTTGGAGCCATTTCCTAGAGCAGCGTAATTGGGTGGTTGAGCAGGTTGATAAGGTGATTTGTCACCAAGTGGGCGCATCAAACCGCAAACAGGTGTTAAGTGCGCTTAATATTCCTCAAGAGAAAGAGTTTCCGACCTATAAATTGCTTGGCAATATGGGCACAGTATCCTTGCCTGTCACGGCGGCAATGGCACACGATCAAGGGTTTCTACGTAAGGGCGACCAAGTGAGTTTCCTTGGGATCGGCAGTGGTCTAAATTGCATGATGCTTGGACTTAAATGGTAA
- a CDS encoding alpha/beta fold hydrolase — MLDTLFPFKRNYLDRNGNKLHYVNEGQGEPVVMVHGNPSWSFYYRNVISALSANHQCIVPDHIGCGLSDKPDDAGYDYTLNNRIDDLEALLDHLDVKQNITLIVHDWGGMIGMGFAARHPERIKKLVILNTGAFHLPESKPFPWALSICRNTLLGTVLVRGFNAFSSIASYVGVKRKAMPKAIRNAYVAPFNSWANRISTLRFVQDIPLKEGDRNYQLVSDIAASLEQFKSLPMMICWGLQDFVFDKAFLDEWKRRFPDAAVHEFADCGHYILEDASDEVVAHIREFMAQ; from the coding sequence ATGCTCGATACGCTATTTCCCTTTAAGCGCAACTATCTCGATAGAAACGGCAATAAACTGCATTATGTAAATGAAGGTCAGGGCGAGCCCGTTGTTATGGTTCATGGTAACCCTAGCTGGTCTTTTTATTACCGTAACGTGATCTCAGCGCTGAGCGCCAACCATCAATGTATCGTTCCCGACCATATTGGTTGTGGCTTATCGGATAAGCCCGATGATGCTGGTTATGATTACACGTTAAACAATCGTATCGATGATTTAGAAGCCTTACTCGACCACTTAGATGTTAAGCAAAACATCACGCTTATTGTGCATGATTGGGGTGGAATGATCGGAATGGGGTTTGCTGCCCGCCATCCTGAGCGGATTAAAAAGTTAGTCATTCTCAATACTGGTGCATTTCATCTGCCTGAGAGCAAACCTTTTCCTTGGGCGTTATCTATCTGTCGTAATACCCTGCTAGGCACCGTATTGGTTCGTGGCTTTAATGCATTTTCATCGATTGCCTCTTATGTTGGCGTTAAACGTAAAGCCATGCCTAAAGCGATTCGTAATGCCTATGTGGCACCGTTTAACTCATGGGCTAACCGCATCTCGACACTGCGTTTTGTACAAGATATTCCGCTAAAAGAGGGTGATAGAAATTATCAGCTGGTATCGGATATTGCAGCCAGTCTTGAGCAGTTTAAATCGCTGCCTATGATGATCTGTTGGGGTCTACAAGATTTTGTGTTTGATAAGGCATTTTTAGATGAATGGAAGCGTCGTTTCCCTGATGCAGCCGTCCATGAGTTTGCCGATTGCGGTCACTACATTTTAGAAGATGCGAGCGACGAGGTTGTCGCGCATATCCGTGAGTTTATGGCACAGTAA
- the oleC gene encoding olefin beta-lactone synthetase produces MSDSPIKGLDNQTDGVNLCRHLQLAARQTPQELAVAVQQAKGFPFFNKTLSYQELDFKQLDELSDRLAFALNQYGISRGMKAVLMVTPSLDFFALTFALFKAGIVPILVDPGMGVKNLKQCFEEAEPDAFIGIPKAHLARRLFGWGQKSLKKLVTVAGSGFWGGSSLDTLLADVAPGQPYPMALLDNDDMCAILFTSGSTGTPKGVVYSHKMFEAQINALKHDYQIVHGERDLATFPLFSLFGPALGMASIVPEMDASKPITANPNYIFAAVERYRCTNMFVNPALIERLGEAGCNKIKLPSLKRVISAGAPATIASIKRFSQMLNDDVDVLNSYGATESLPISKIGSRALFATTDITDNGGGICVGSAIDGVNIAIIGITDNVISTWNDDLCLPVGEIGEIVVKGAMVSHSYYQRDKATAEAKIVARDGEVYHRMGDLGYLDKHQQLWMCGRKAHRVDAELASEMRRYFSIPCERIYNTHPSIKRSALVGIRIHGKLMPLVCLELKLGVSCTNAAQLYHELTLLGEEHLQTQGIRRFLIHPSFPVDIRHNAKIFREKLAVWAQATYKE; encoded by the coding sequence ATGTCTGATAGTCCAATCAAGGGATTAGATAATCAAACCGATGGCGTCAACCTCTGCCGCCATCTGCAATTAGCCGCCCGCCAAACGCCACAAGAGTTAGCGGTTGCGGTGCAACAAGCGAAAGGTTTCCCCTTTTTCAATAAGACACTGAGTTACCAAGAGCTGGATTTTAAGCAGCTCGATGAGCTTAGTGATCGCCTCGCATTTGCACTCAATCAATATGGCATTAGCCGTGGTATGAAAGCTGTATTGATGGTCACACCTAGTCTGGATTTTTTCGCACTGACTTTTGCGCTTTTCAAGGCGGGGATAGTTCCTATTTTAGTTGATCCCGGTATGGGGGTTAAAAACCTTAAGCAGTGTTTCGAAGAGGCCGAGCCCGATGCTTTTATCGGGATTCCAAAGGCACATCTGGCAAGGAGGCTGTTTGGTTGGGGACAAAAAAGCCTTAAAAAATTAGTCACGGTTGCTGGCTCAGGTTTCTGGGGAGGCAGCTCGCTCGATACGCTTTTAGCCGATGTTGCACCAGGCCAACCTTATCCAATGGCGCTGCTAGACAATGATGACATGTGCGCCATCTTATTTACCAGCGGCAGTACGGGAACCCCCAAAGGGGTTGTTTATTCTCATAAGATGTTTGAGGCGCAAATCAATGCCCTTAAACATGATTATCAAATCGTTCATGGTGAGCGCGACTTAGCGACGTTTCCGCTGTTTTCGCTCTTCGGTCCGGCGCTGGGCATGGCATCCATTGTGCCAGAGATGGATGCCAGTAAACCTATTACTGCGAATCCAAATTACATCTTTGCCGCGGTGGAGCGCTATCGGTGTACCAATATGTTTGTTAATCCGGCATTAATTGAGCGTTTAGGGGAGGCGGGTTGTAATAAGATTAAGCTGCCCAGTCTTAAACGCGTGATCTCTGCTGGTGCGCCTGCAACCATAGCCTCTATTAAGCGTTTCAGCCAGATGCTTAACGATGATGTTGATGTGCTTAACTCCTACGGTGCGACCGAATCACTGCCTATCAGTAAAATAGGCAGTCGAGCACTGTTTGCTACCACGGATATCACAGATAACGGCGGTGGCATTTGTGTCGGTAGCGCCATTGACGGGGTCAATATCGCCATCATTGGTATAACCGATAATGTCATTTCCACGTGGAATGATGACTTGTGCCTGCCTGTTGGCGAGATTGGTGAAATCGTCGTTAAGGGAGCGATGGTCAGTCATAGCTACTACCAACGAGATAAGGCGACGGCTGAGGCAAAAATTGTCGCTCGCGATGGCGAAGTTTATCATCGTATGGGTGATTTGGGGTATCTTGATAAACATCAGCAGTTATGGATGTGTGGCCGAAAAGCTCATCGCGTCGATGCCGAGCTTGCCAGCGAAATGCGCCGCTATTTTTCAATTCCCTGTGAGCGCATCTACAACACCCATCCGAGTATCAAGCGCTCTGCATTGGTCGGCATTAGGATTCACGGTAAGCTAATGCCACTGGTTTGCCTTGAACTTAAGCTAGGTGTGAGCTGCACTAACGCGGCGCAGCTATACCACGAGTTAACCCTGCTCGGGGAAGAACATCTGCAAACCCAAGGGATCAGGCGCTTTCTTATTCATCCTAGTTTTCCGGTCGATATTCGCCATAATGCCAAGATTTTTAGAGAAAAATTAGCGGTTTGGGCACAAGCAACATACAAAGAATAA